A single genomic interval of Arthrobacter methylotrophus harbors:
- the rdgB gene encoding RdgB/HAM1 family non-canonical purine NTP pyrophosphatase: MSEATTAATPRLVLATHNKGKLRELRELLRGQVPGLDVDTQVIDAGAAGAPDVAETGVTFAENSLLKARAVAEATGLVAIADDSGLAVDVLGGAPGIFSARWSGRHGDDAANLELLLDQLSDVPDAHRGAAFVCAAALAVPDAVDGGVREVVEYGQLEGILLREPRGAGGFGYDPVLQPQGLDRSCAELSSEEKNAISHRGKAFRALLPAIVNALR; encoded by the coding sequence GTGAGCGAGGCAACGACCGCAGCTACGCCGCGACTCGTTCTCGCTACCCACAACAAGGGCAAACTTCGCGAACTCAGGGAACTCCTCAGGGGGCAGGTGCCAGGACTCGACGTCGATACCCAAGTCATTGACGCAGGTGCGGCCGGAGCCCCTGATGTTGCCGAGACGGGCGTGACCTTTGCCGAGAACTCCCTGCTCAAAGCACGCGCTGTCGCTGAAGCTACGGGACTGGTGGCGATTGCCGATGATTCAGGGCTCGCCGTCGATGTGCTGGGCGGAGCCCCGGGGATCTTCTCGGCGCGCTGGTCCGGCCGGCACGGTGACGATGCCGCCAATCTGGAGCTTTTGCTGGATCAACTCTCCGACGTCCCGGACGCCCACCGTGGAGCGGCGTTCGTCTGTGCAGCGGCGCTCGCTGTACCGGACGCCGTCGACGGCGGGGTGCGCGAGGTGGTCGAATACGGCCAGCTCGAAGGCATTCTCTTGCGTGAACCCCGCGGTGCCGGCGGATTCGGTTACGACCCCGTGCTGCAGCCCCAGGGCTTGGATCGCAGTTGCGCCGAGCTGAGTTCCGAGGAGAAGAACGCCATCAGCCACCGGGGCAAGGCATTCAGGGCGCTGCTCCCGGCCATCGTGAACGCCCTGCGCTAA
- a CDS encoding DedA family protein, with protein sequence MNDFAVSTLVGAGPVQPHMSALLPDWLNPQVFLADPALAPWVVLLVCGIVFAETGLLVGFFLPGDSMLFTAGLLVATDTIKFNIWALTALIVVSAIIGNQSGYLIGSKAGPAIFNKPDSKLFKRENVESAHAFFEKHGGKALVLARFVPIIRTFVPVIVGVAQMDKRKFFIFNVIGAVLWGGGVTLLGYLLGDKVPWVRDNLDIIFVVIVLLSVVPVAVEVIRGFLAKRKATERGTEPVQEFIEEHEAGKHSER encoded by the coding sequence ATGAACGACTTTGCCGTATCCACTTTGGTTGGCGCGGGACCGGTGCAGCCGCACATGTCCGCGCTCCTCCCCGACTGGTTGAACCCCCAGGTCTTCCTGGCCGACCCCGCCTTGGCACCATGGGTCGTCCTGCTCGTGTGCGGCATTGTGTTCGCAGAGACGGGACTACTGGTGGGCTTCTTCCTGCCTGGCGACTCCATGCTCTTCACCGCAGGACTGCTCGTCGCCACGGATACCATCAAGTTCAATATCTGGGCACTCACGGCCCTCATTGTCGTGTCTGCGATCATCGGCAACCAAAGCGGCTACCTCATTGGTTCCAAAGCCGGGCCGGCCATCTTCAACAAGCCTGATTCCAAGCTGTTCAAGCGGGAGAACGTCGAGAGCGCACACGCCTTCTTCGAAAAGCACGGCGGCAAGGCCCTGGTCCTGGCGCGCTTCGTCCCGATCATCCGCACCTTCGTCCCGGTGATTGTGGGCGTCGCGCAGATGGACAAGCGCAAGTTCTTCATCTTCAACGTCATCGGGGCGGTGCTCTGGGGCGGCGGGGTCACATTGCTCGGCTACCTTCTGGGCGACAAGGTGCCGTGGGTCCGGGACAACCTCGACATCATCTTTGTAGTCATCGTCCTGCTCTCGGTGGTCCCCGTGGCCGTCGAGGTCATCCGCGGCTTCCTGGCCAAGCGCAAGGCCACAGAGCGTGGAACAGAACCCGTCCAAGAGTTCATCGAAGAACACGAAGCCGGCAAGCACAGCGAGCGCTAG
- a CDS encoding exonuclease domain-containing protein, with the protein MALDFTAIDFETANGFRGSPCSVGLSKVRNGVVVEEASWIMRPPENHDHFEYHNTRIHGIRAEDVAGAPRFGELFPEIGAFIGGDILAAHNAAFDLGVIRSGLEVSGLPGPAYEYVCTVMLARRCYSLVSNSLPYAAEEAGVPLVNHHDAAEDARACAGILVDIAQRNNANSIAELYLSLGLAIPKQQAFQPGDSLSKQTLAALAAGGGRDAQAAGRAGAGNGAGQLGRAWSNWPEEGTNPEPNPAAEPGHPLFGQTVVFTGELAIARPEAKQRAAELGARPESRVTGRTTVLVVGDGFVAGDLRNGRLTGKAKRVLELHSRGQQIEVLSEGEFLQMVGGR; encoded by the coding sequence GTGGCATTGGACTTTACGGCGATTGACTTTGAAACTGCGAACGGCTTCAGGGGCTCGCCGTGCTCGGTCGGCCTGAGCAAGGTCCGCAATGGAGTCGTGGTGGAGGAAGCCTCCTGGATCATGCGGCCACCGGAAAACCATGACCACTTCGAATACCACAACACCCGCATCCACGGCATCCGGGCCGAGGACGTCGCTGGCGCTCCCCGCTTTGGTGAGCTCTTTCCTGAAATAGGGGCATTTATCGGCGGGGATATCCTGGCCGCCCACAATGCAGCCTTCGACCTCGGTGTCATCCGCTCCGGGCTCGAAGTTTCCGGGCTGCCTGGCCCCGCCTACGAGTACGTCTGCACCGTGATGTTGGCCAGGCGCTGCTACTCCTTGGTGTCCAATTCCTTGCCCTACGCAGCCGAAGAGGCCGGCGTGCCCCTCGTGAACCATCACGACGCCGCCGAGGACGCCAGGGCCTGCGCCGGAATCCTGGTGGATATCGCGCAGCGGAACAACGCCAACAGCATTGCCGAACTCTATTTGTCCCTCGGCCTGGCCATACCCAAACAGCAGGCCTTCCAGCCCGGAGACAGCCTGTCCAAGCAGACTCTCGCTGCGCTCGCGGCCGGCGGAGGACGGGACGCGCAAGCCGCTGGCCGGGCCGGCGCCGGGAACGGCGCCGGCCAGCTTGGGCGGGCTTGGAGCAACTGGCCGGAAGAGGGCACTAATCCGGAGCCCAACCCCGCCGCGGAACCGGGCCACCCCTTGTTCGGCCAAACAGTGGTCTTCACGGGTGAGTTGGCGATTGCCCGGCCCGAAGCGAAACAGCGCGCCGCGGAACTGGGCGCGCGTCCGGAAAGCCGAGTGACAGGAAGGACCACCGTCCTGGTGGTGGGCGACGGCTTTGTGGCCGGCGATCTGCGGAATGGTCGGCTTACCGGAAAAGCAAAGCGGGTCCTGGAGTTGCACAGCCGCGGCCAACAAATCGAGGTGCTCTCCGAAGGGGAGTTCCTACAAATGGTCGGCGGACGCTAG
- a CDS encoding DUF4395 domain-containing protein codes for MTQGNQPYTARFTSGTLAPAATGWRALFAFPNPVNEYAARITAGLVVLAAVATLVSGFGWGLVLIAAGFWLRVLFGPRISPFALLSVKALAPRVGPAKLVPGPPKRFAQGIGAVLSTAAAVLFFADFALGAWILLALLIVAASLESILGFCLGCAIFGFLQRHGLIPEEVCEACNNISLRRF; via the coding sequence ATGACACAAGGCAACCAGCCGTACACCGCACGGTTCACCTCAGGGACACTGGCTCCGGCGGCCACCGGTTGGCGGGCCCTCTTCGCTTTCCCCAACCCGGTCAATGAATACGCCGCGAGGATCACCGCCGGGCTGGTGGTTTTGGCGGCAGTGGCCACCCTCGTGAGCGGCTTTGGCTGGGGACTCGTGCTGATCGCGGCCGGCTTCTGGCTGCGTGTGCTCTTCGGGCCGAGGATCTCGCCGTTTGCGCTGTTGTCCGTCAAGGCGCTGGCTCCCAGGGTGGGCCCCGCCAAACTTGTCCCTGGACCGCCCAAGCGTTTCGCACAGGGAATCGGCGCCGTGCTCAGCACCGCGGCCGCTGTACTGTTTTTCGCCGATTTCGCGCTCGGCGCCTGGATCCTGCTCGCCCTGCTCATTGTGGCTGCTTCCCTTGAGTCCATCCTGGGGTTCTGCCTTGGCTGCGCCATTTTTGGCTTCCTACAGAGGCACGGCCTCATTCCCGAGGAAGTCTGCGAAGCTTGCAACAACATCTCGCTTCGCCGATTTTGA
- a CDS encoding ADP-ribosylglycohydrolase family protein, whose protein sequence is MSAEPSPFAAPSFESRVHGCLLGGALGDSLGYAVEFDDVATIRSRFGPGGLTSFGQLDGSSHFSDDTQMTLYTVDGLVDALEWANDGVAADETACLWLAYLRWLATQGVALPASAPVPQPRWIDGQDVLRHRRNPGKACLSGLATGDMGTVFRPVNLESKGCGTVMRSAPFGLVPHISEAAVYKLSTDAASLTHGHPSARQSAGAFSVLVHRLATGSDVRSAAEHALSVVAALPNPAPELLERLRQALELSSTGTLLSPEELTAQLGEGCVAEEALAVGLYAVLATGAAEARPDPADHFRQAIAIALNHSGDSDSTASIAGNILGAFHGESALPSDWLESLEAPDVIRGMAQRLIAVTIG, encoded by the coding sequence ATGAGTGCTGAACCGTCCCCCTTCGCTGCGCCGTCCTTCGAGTCCCGGGTACACGGCTGCCTGTTGGGGGGTGCCCTCGGCGATTCGCTCGGTTATGCGGTGGAGTTCGACGACGTAGCGACCATCCGCTCTCGCTTCGGCCCGGGGGGCCTCACCTCTTTTGGACAGCTCGACGGCAGCAGCCACTTTTCGGATGACACCCAGATGACGCTGTACACCGTCGACGGCCTCGTGGATGCCCTCGAATGGGCCAACGACGGCGTGGCTGCCGATGAAACTGCGTGCCTTTGGCTCGCCTACCTACGGTGGCTCGCCACCCAGGGGGTAGCTTTGCCGGCGTCGGCGCCCGTTCCCCAGCCTCGCTGGATTGACGGCCAGGATGTGCTCCGGCATCGCAGGAACCCGGGCAAGGCGTGCCTCAGCGGGCTTGCCACCGGCGACATGGGAACCGTCTTCCGCCCCGTCAACCTGGAATCGAAGGGCTGCGGCACTGTGATGCGGTCCGCGCCGTTTGGCTTGGTTCCCCATATTTCCGAGGCTGCGGTTTACAAATTGAGCACTGATGCCGCGTCCTTGACCCACGGCCACCCCTCGGCCCGGCAAAGTGCGGGCGCCTTCAGCGTACTGGTGCACCGGCTGGCCACCGGCTCGGATGTACGGTCCGCGGCTGAACATGCGTTGAGCGTGGTGGCCGCATTGCCGAATCCGGCTCCCGAACTACTGGAACGCCTTCGCCAGGCCCTGGAACTGTCGTCCACCGGCACCTTGCTCAGTCCGGAGGAACTCACGGCGCAACTGGGCGAAGGCTGCGTCGCGGAGGAGGCACTCGCCGTCGGGCTCTATGCTGTGCTGGCAACCGGTGCAGCCGAAGCGCGGCCCGATCCGGCGGACCATTTCCGCCAAGCCATAGCCATAGCACTGAACCACAGCGGCGACAGCGACTCCACTGCCTCCATCGCGGGCAATATCCTGGGTGCTTTCCACGGCGAAAGCGCTTTGCCCTCCGACTGGCTTGAATCGCTTGAGGCGCCGGATGTCATCCGCGGGATGGCGCAGCGGCTTATTGCTGTCACGATCGGCTAG
- a CDS encoding MIP/aquaporin family protein, translating into MTTTVSVPSSRGPRLLARASAEALGTLFLVVIGLGVLIFINPQAVPMPAPLASGLAVAAAMLAFGYLSGGHFNPAVTVGHVIAGRLKPVDGAAYLGAQIVGGLLGALAIFAVVRTVPGITDSRTVFDTATSGFGTHSSFQVPLAGVLLVEVLGAALLVGVFLGVTARRNPNRVAAPFAVGLTVAVLLQLGQSTGNLAFNPARATASAVFSSSWALEQLWPFWVAPLVGAAIAGLVFRGFGESTPAAAVAVEEPAEPADADEWDEESDEKSDDGADAGAPVRPAEVSTPAAVPAAVPAEATPDVDPARDFFDGKRD; encoded by the coding sequence ATGACCACCACTGTGTCCGTTCCCTCCTCCCGCGGCCCCCGGCTCCTTGCCCGGGCGTCCGCTGAAGCTCTGGGGACGTTGTTCCTTGTGGTTATTGGCTTGGGCGTGCTCATTTTCATCAATCCACAGGCGGTTCCAATGCCGGCGCCGCTGGCAAGCGGCCTTGCTGTTGCTGCTGCGATGCTGGCGTTCGGCTACCTGTCGGGCGGCCACTTCAACCCGGCCGTCACGGTTGGCCACGTGATCGCCGGCCGCTTGAAGCCCGTGGACGGAGCCGCGTACCTGGGGGCCCAGATCGTCGGTGGCCTGCTGGGCGCTTTGGCGATTTTCGCCGTCGTGCGGACCGTGCCGGGTATCACGGACAGCCGCACCGTCTTTGACACGGCAACGTCGGGATTCGGTACGCACTCCAGCTTCCAGGTTCCGCTCGCCGGCGTCCTGCTGGTTGAGGTCCTTGGTGCCGCGCTTTTGGTAGGGGTCTTCCTTGGTGTCACGGCGCGACGAAACCCCAACCGGGTCGCGGCACCGTTCGCTGTGGGCCTGACCGTCGCTGTGCTGCTGCAACTGGGCCAGTCCACCGGCAACCTCGCGTTCAACCCCGCCCGTGCCACGGCCTCCGCAGTCTTCAGCTCCAGTTGGGCGCTCGAGCAGCTCTGGCCTTTCTGGGTTGCACCGTTGGTGGGGGCAGCGATCGCGGGTCTCGTCTTCCGCGGGTTCGGTGAATCCACCCCCGCAGCTGCGGTTGCGGTCGAAGAACCCGCAGAACCCGCAGATGCCGATGAGTGGGACGAAGAGTCGGACGAAAAGTCCGACGACGGCGCTGACGCCGGGGCGCCTGTTCGCCCGGCCGAGGTTTCCACACCGGCCGCAGTGCCCGCAGCTGTGCCCGCCGAGGCGACGCCCGACGTCGACCCCGCCCGTGACTTCTTCGACGGCAAGCGGGACTGA
- a CDS encoding exonuclease SbcCD subunit D encodes MRLLHTSDWHLGRSFHGVGMLDAQRDFVEQLLEVVRERSVDVVLIAGDVYDRALPGLDVVKLLDDALVRITDAGAKVVLTSGNHDSAIRLGFASRLLERGGVHLRTRVEDLDSPILFPLDGSEDTTARPDAPMLAVYGIPYLEPRLVAERLGTETANHFDVTEAAVQLIREDISRRRETGPVHSVVLAHTFASGGISSDSERDLSIGGLGAVPLDLFEGFGYTALGHLHGRQELAEHVRYSGSPLAYSFSEARHLKGAWLVDVGVGGVENVEEILWKAPRELAILRGKLTELLESEEYRWAESAYCQVTLTDAVRPAQAMEQLRTRFPDTLVLGFDPEDAAGRAKVSYSSRLADAEDDLGVCCGFLDHVRARPGDETELSALREALEAVRLEGAEL; translated from the coding sequence ATGAGGCTTCTTCACACTTCGGACTGGCACCTGGGACGTTCGTTCCATGGCGTCGGGATGCTCGATGCCCAGCGCGACTTCGTCGAGCAATTGCTGGAGGTCGTCCGGGAGCGGTCGGTGGACGTCGTGCTGATCGCCGGGGACGTCTACGACCGCGCGCTGCCTGGCCTGGATGTCGTGAAGCTCCTCGACGACGCCCTGGTGCGGATCACCGACGCCGGCGCCAAGGTGGTGCTGACAAGCGGGAACCACGATTCGGCGATCCGGCTCGGTTTCGCCTCACGCTTACTCGAACGCGGGGGAGTTCATCTGCGGACCCGGGTAGAGGATCTTGATTCTCCTATCTTGTTTCCACTGGACGGCAGCGAAGACACAACAGCGAGGCCGGACGCCCCGATGCTGGCCGTCTACGGTATCCCGTATCTCGAACCGAGGCTCGTCGCCGAGCGGCTCGGCACGGAAACCGCGAATCACTTCGACGTCACCGAGGCCGCGGTACAGCTCATCCGCGAGGACATCTCGCGGCGACGTGAGACGGGACCTGTGCATTCCGTCGTGCTGGCACACACCTTCGCCAGCGGCGGCATTAGCTCGGACAGCGAGCGTGATCTAAGCATCGGTGGTTTGGGGGCAGTCCCCTTGGATCTCTTCGAGGGCTTCGGCTACACGGCCCTGGGCCATCTGCACGGGCGCCAGGAGCTTGCGGAACACGTCCGGTATTCGGGTTCGCCGCTGGCCTATTCCTTCTCTGAAGCCAGGCACCTGAAGGGAGCCTGGCTGGTTGACGTTGGCGTCGGCGGCGTTGAAAACGTCGAGGAAATTCTGTGGAAAGCACCGCGGGAGCTCGCGATACTCCGGGGAAAGCTCACCGAACTCTTGGAATCGGAAGAATATCGCTGGGCTGAATCCGCTTATTGCCAGGTCACTCTGACGGACGCTGTACGGCCCGCGCAGGCCATGGAACAACTGCGTACCCGGTTCCCGGACACCCTCGTGTTGGGCTTTGATCCTGAAGATGCCGCGGGAAGGGCCAAGGTCAGCTATAGCAGCAGGCTTGCCGACGCAGAGGACGATCTAGGCGTGTGCTGCGGCTTCCTTGACCATGTGCGGGCAAGGCCTGGCGACGAAACTGAACTCTCCGCCCTTCGTGAAGCTTTGGAAGCGGTCAGGCTGGAAGGAGCGGAGTTGTGA
- a CDS encoding SMC family ATPase produces MRIHRLEMTAFGPFAGLQSIDFDQLGAQGLFLLNGATGAGKTSVLDAICFALYGSVPGARQDGKRLRSDHAEPTAEPSVVCEFSARGRRFEVTRSPAWDRPSARGRKGFTTQQAKTLLRERVKGSWEEKTSRNDEAGVEIGDVLGMDREQFTRVVMLPQGDFAAFLRSKASDRLDLLQKLFGTQRFEAIEQQLALQANAARAKVQESENELQLLLQRAEAEFAQLGMEESEDLALGTDEGAPTNETRLEYLEEQARLESAARQQDASSAEAAALQLADKFNSARERVQRHAKLDAATRRQVALAAGAAEVHEFRDRLGRHRKAAVLGGQLEGVDRATKALHLAASKAESATAKLTAATLDASDPAAGLARVQKTTAVLEARVPDEQKLEDITARLGALKVAAEQRESSKEVRSLALAAVRAEATALETRIAPLEAVAGELPLREVEAAAAQNTVKTVARYTSSLESLSVAGKRHALARALSQDLRQLWLDLRETRLANAAAELAAKLREGEGCPVCGSVEHPSPAAAGLTALALAQEEQSAHERYDASEHDLLQAAAELAAAEQEVAVLAAQGGDLDPNEAASTETVAREALASARSAVEGLKQGTTDLKRALEHIARLEDEQRQEETAAAQAESTMALLLEQRGALDSVLSGLRDGFGTLRGRIEALDGKRELLQHAVTASVQLERAREVLADTSTALERALSVNGFETAETARLEILDEKHAARLDEAIRAAETESARLAELFESEDLVLAAKEARIGEVPLTAVELAAVEHEAGHAAETGRRMALAAGLAARTVATLATIRLQYEEAAASGRGPRERARVLSELAETARGAGDNGYKMSLNSYVLAARLEQVAAAASERLIAMSDGRYTLQHTDAKAARGAKSGLGLEVVDEWTGQRRDTATLSGGESFMASLALALGLADVVQQEAGGVDIETLFVDEGFGSLDEQSLEQVMDALEGLRDGGRVVGLVSHVAEMKQRISSQLQVIKGRNGSTVRIVDAAAA; encoded by the coding sequence GTGAGAATCCACCGCCTTGAGATGACGGCCTTCGGGCCATTTGCCGGGCTCCAGTCGATTGACTTCGACCAGTTGGGCGCACAGGGTCTGTTCCTCCTGAACGGTGCCACCGGTGCAGGAAAGACGAGTGTTCTCGACGCAATCTGTTTTGCGCTCTACGGCTCGGTGCCAGGCGCGCGTCAGGACGGCAAACGCTTACGGAGCGACCATGCGGAACCGACCGCGGAGCCCAGCGTCGTCTGTGAATTTTCGGCGCGCGGACGGCGCTTCGAGGTCACCCGCTCGCCGGCATGGGACAGGCCCAGTGCCCGTGGCCGCAAAGGCTTCACCACCCAGCAGGCCAAAACGCTTCTGCGCGAACGGGTCAAGGGCTCGTGGGAAGAGAAGACTTCCCGCAACGACGAGGCGGGAGTGGAAATCGGGGACGTCCTCGGAATGGACCGGGAGCAGTTCACCAGGGTTGTCATGCTTCCGCAAGGAGATTTCGCGGCGTTCCTGCGCTCCAAGGCCTCTGACCGCCTGGACCTGCTGCAGAAGCTCTTCGGCACCCAGCGTTTTGAAGCGATCGAACAGCAGTTGGCACTGCAGGCAAACGCCGCGCGGGCCAAAGTGCAGGAGAGCGAGAACGAACTCCAATTGCTCCTGCAACGGGCGGAGGCAGAGTTTGCGCAACTCGGCATGGAAGAGTCTGAGGACCTTGCTCTGGGCACCGATGAGGGTGCGCCCACGAACGAAACAAGGCTCGAGTACCTCGAGGAGCAGGCGCGCCTCGAGTCGGCGGCCCGGCAGCAAGATGCCAGCTCTGCCGAGGCTGCAGCGCTTCAGCTAGCAGACAAGTTCAACTCCGCCCGGGAACGGGTTCAACGGCACGCGAAGCTCGACGCCGCCACGCGCCGACAGGTTGCGCTCGCCGCAGGAGCGGCAGAAGTCCACGAATTCCGTGACCGCCTGGGACGTCACCGGAAAGCTGCCGTGCTCGGCGGACAGCTCGAAGGCGTAGATCGTGCCACGAAGGCACTTCACCTGGCGGCCTCGAAGGCTGAGTCGGCTACGGCGAAGCTGACTGCAGCGACCCTGGATGCCAGCGATCCCGCAGCGGGCTTGGCCAGGGTTCAGAAAACCACGGCTGTCCTGGAAGCCCGGGTCCCGGACGAACAAAAACTCGAGGACATCACCGCGCGGCTTGGTGCCCTCAAAGTGGCGGCAGAGCAGCGCGAATCCTCCAAGGAAGTGCGGTCCCTCGCTTTGGCCGCGGTTCGCGCGGAGGCAACTGCCTTGGAAACCCGGATAGCTCCGCTGGAAGCGGTGGCTGGGGAACTGCCCCTGCGCGAAGTCGAGGCTGCTGCAGCGCAGAACACGGTCAAGACCGTAGCCCGCTACACAAGCTCCCTCGAATCCCTGTCCGTGGCCGGGAAGCGGCACGCATTGGCCCGTGCGCTTTCCCAGGACCTCCGCCAACTCTGGCTGGACCTCCGCGAAACCCGGCTCGCCAATGCCGCTGCCGAGCTCGCCGCCAAACTGCGGGAGGGCGAAGGATGCCCTGTCTGCGGAAGCGTCGAGCACCCTTCCCCGGCGGCGGCCGGGCTGACGGCCTTGGCTCTTGCCCAAGAAGAGCAATCGGCCCACGAACGCTATGACGCGAGTGAGCACGACCTCCTTCAGGCGGCGGCCGAGCTGGCGGCGGCCGAGCAGGAGGTCGCCGTGCTCGCGGCCCAAGGCGGAGACCTCGATCCGAACGAAGCCGCTTCGACGGAGACCGTGGCCAGAGAGGCCCTTGCCTCGGCGCGTTCCGCCGTCGAAGGACTCAAGCAAGGCACGACGGATCTCAAGCGCGCGCTCGAGCACATTGCCCGTTTGGAAGATGAACAACGCCAGGAGGAGACAGCCGCGGCGCAAGCTGAGTCCACCATGGCCTTGCTCCTCGAACAACGTGGGGCGCTGGACTCTGTGCTTTCCGGGCTTCGCGATGGCTTCGGCACATTGCGGGGCCGGATTGAGGCGTTGGACGGGAAACGTGAGCTCCTGCAGCATGCCGTCACCGCCAGCGTGCAGTTGGAACGTGCCCGGGAGGTTTTGGCCGATACTTCCACAGCCCTGGAACGAGCCCTTTCGGTCAACGGATTCGAAACCGCGGAGACCGCCCGGCTCGAAATCCTCGACGAGAAGCACGCCGCACGGCTTGACGAAGCCATCCGGGCGGCCGAGACCGAAAGTGCCCGTCTCGCGGAGCTCTTCGAGTCCGAGGACCTCGTGCTTGCCGCCAAGGAAGCGCGGATCGGAGAGGTGCCGCTGACCGCCGTCGAACTCGCCGCCGTCGAACACGAAGCCGGCCATGCGGCGGAAACCGGCCGCCGCATGGCTCTTGCTGCCGGACTTGCCGCACGGACGGTGGCTACCTTGGCAACGATCCGCTTGCAGTACGAAGAGGCTGCGGCCTCGGGGCGCGGCCCCCGCGAACGCGCCCGGGTACTCAGCGAGCTCGCCGAAACTGCCAGGGGGGCAGGCGACAACGGCTACAAGATGAGCCTCAACAGCTACGTCCTCGCGGCCCGGCTCGAACAGGTCGCGGCAGCAGCGTCGGAGCGGCTCATCGCCATGAGCGACGGCCGGTACACCCTGCAGCACACCGACGCGAAGGCAGCCAGGGGAGCGAAATCCGGTTTGGGCCTGGAAGTCGTGGATGAGTGGACGGGCCAGCGGCGCGACACCGCCACGCTGTCCGGAGGGGAATCTTTCATGGCTTCGCTCGCGTTGGCTCTGGGGCTCGCGGATGTTGTCCAGCAAGAAGCCGGGGGAGTGGACATCGAAACCTTGTTCGTGGATGAGGGCTTCGGAAGTCTCGACGAGCAGTCCCTCGAACAGGTCATGGATGCACTTGAGGGACTCCGCGACGGCGGAAGGGTAGTCGGGCTGGTTAGCCACGTTGCCGAGATGAAACAGAGAATCAGCAGCCAGCTGCAGGTGATCAAGGGCCGGAACGGCTCCACCGTGCGAATCGTCGACGCCGCAGCGGCTTAG
- a CDS encoding IclR family transcriptional regulator — protein sequence MKSPSAAKDLKEPTAIVSPSQTLSRGIQALEILAAAERSLTIAELAGALGVHRSVAYRILRTLEDHSLLIRDDAGRVQPGPGLAVLARGVSRDLQTAALPELTQLANALNMTAFVAIWDHQDCVTLVTVEPRHSAATLAQHPGTRHPVNIGAPGIAIQSTMSEKEWTVLAPGLPYRREAAEARRLGYAASHDEVIAGLSSLAAPIQVPGGRPAAIAVVYIRREQDQAAVGEALAASAARIENQLA from the coding sequence ATGAAGTCTCCCAGTGCCGCGAAGGATCTGAAAGAACCGACGGCGATCGTCTCGCCGTCGCAGACCCTCTCCCGCGGAATCCAAGCGTTGGAAATCCTGGCCGCCGCCGAACGTTCCCTGACCATTGCGGAACTTGCCGGCGCCTTGGGCGTTCACCGCTCTGTGGCCTATAGGATCCTGCGCACGCTGGAGGACCATTCCTTACTGATACGCGACGACGCGGGCCGTGTCCAGCCCGGCCCTGGCCTGGCAGTGTTGGCGCGCGGGGTTTCCCGTGATCTCCAGACGGCCGCGCTGCCTGAGCTGACCCAGCTTGCCAACGCCCTGAACATGACGGCCTTCGTGGCGATCTGGGACCATCAGGACTGCGTCACCTTGGTCACCGTTGAGCCGCGCCACTCGGCCGCGACTCTGGCACAGCACCCCGGGACGCGCCACCCCGTGAACATCGGAGCCCCTGGAATCGCCATCCAGTCGACGATGAGCGAGAAAGAATGGACCGTCCTTGCTCCAGGCTTGCCCTATCGGCGCGAGGCAGCCGAAGCGCGTCGACTCGGCTACGCGGCAAGCCACGACGAAGTCATCGCAGGACTGTCGTCCTTGGCCGCCCCCATCCAAGTGCCCGGCGGCCGGCCCGCGGCGATCGCCGTCGTCTATATCCGCCGCGAACAGGACCAGGCCGCCGTCGGCGAAGCCCTGGCCGCGAGCGCGGCCCGTATCGAAAACCAGCTGGCGTAA
- a CDS encoding flavin reductase family protein, whose amino-acid sequence MIAKSSRNAEPGPFSRTARTRALHFRGSLGRFATGVAIVTFDGATRRHGITVNSFTSVSMEPPLVLVSIARTARAHDELAGRPFTVNILGAEQKQLALHFAGRPGPEPLWVEGGTAPRLSNVLAYFECKPWAAYDGGDHTLYVGEVVDFNYRNGDALAFANSAFTTIPESQLGMEDLL is encoded by the coding sequence ATGATTGCCAAGTCCAGCCGGAATGCGGAGCCCGGCCCCTTCAGCCGTACTGCGCGGACACGGGCACTTCATTTCCGCGGCAGTCTGGGCCGCTTTGCTACAGGTGTGGCCATTGTGACCTTCGACGGTGCCACGAGGCGGCATGGCATTACTGTCAATTCCTTCACGTCGGTGTCCATGGAGCCGCCACTGGTCCTCGTCAGTATCGCCCGCACAGCGAGGGCCCACGACGAGCTCGCCGGGCGGCCGTTCACCGTCAACATCCTGGGTGCGGAACAAAAGCAGCTCGCCCTGCACTTCGCGGGCCGCCCCGGGCCGGAACCACTGTGGGTCGAAGGCGGCACGGCGCCCCGGCTCTCCAACGTCCTGGCCTATTTCGAATGCAAGCCATGGGCCGCCTACGACGGGGGAGACCACACCCTCTATGTGGGCGAGGTGGTGGACTTCAACTACCGCAACGGCGATGCGCTCGCTTTCGCCAACAGCGCCTTCACCACCATCCCGGAAAGCCAATTAGGAATGGAGGATCTTCTCTAG